A stretch of Candidatus Alcyoniella australis DNA encodes these proteins:
- the prxU gene encoding thioredoxin-dependent peroxiredoxin (Most members of this family contain a selenocysteine.) yields MAADGPQGCVEAAEGPIIPKPDISQSPAGDPVKETAKMQVMVGKEAPDFGANAFFNGGFTSVKLSDFRGKWVFLCFYPGDFTFVUPTELSAVAGKAAKFEELGVQVLACSTDSRFVHKIWQEQELSKMVDGGFPFPMLSDAGGKIGSVYGIYDEAAGVDVRGRFIIDPDGVIQAIEILTPPVGRKVNESIRQLQAFQHVRATKGAEVCPAGWEPGDPVLKVGPELVGNVWKVWKPGE; encoded by the coding sequence ATGGCGGCAGACGGACCACAAGGCTGTGTCGAGGCGGCTGAGGGACCGATTATTCCCAAACCGGATATTTCTCAATCGCCCGCGGGCGATCCAGTAAAGGAGACGGCCAAGATGCAAGTTATGGTGGGCAAAGAGGCGCCCGATTTCGGCGCGAACGCTTTTTTCAACGGCGGTTTCACCAGCGTCAAGCTCTCGGACTTCAGGGGCAAGTGGGTGTTCCTGTGCTTCTACCCCGGGGACTTCACCTTCGTCTGACCCACGGAATTGTCTGCGGTCGCAGGCAAAGCCGCCAAGTTCGAGGAGCTGGGAGTTCAGGTTTTGGCGTGCAGCACTGACAGCCGTTTCGTTCATAAAATCTGGCAGGAGCAGGAGCTGTCCAAGATGGTGGACGGCGGATTTCCGTTCCCGATGCTTTCCGACGCCGGCGGCAAGATCGGCTCGGTCTACGGTATCTACGACGAGGCCGCGGGCGTTGACGTGCGCGGCCGATTCATCATCGACCCCGATGGAGTGATCCAGGCGATCGAGATCCTGACCCCGCCGGTGGGCCGCAAGGTCAACGAATCGATCCGCCAACTCCAGGCGTTCCAGCACGTGCGCGCCACCAAAGGCGCGGAAGTCTGCCCGGCCGGTTGGGAGCCCGGTGATCCGGTGCTCAAGGTCGGCCCGGAACTGGTGGGCAATGTCTGGAAGGTCTGGAAGCCCGGCGAATAG
- a CDS encoding class I SAM-dependent methyltransferase, with product MHQNDSSDPGHRKFLSKLVDPLLARLEPAQSGLDYGSGPDSTLAAMLREAGHRMKLYDPFFHPDPAALAAKYELVVCSETIEHFHRPDEEFARFDALLRPGGWLGLSTCLIDETQDFANWHFRRDPTHVVFYAELTLRWIAQSLGWDCEFPTQGVCLMRKPE from the coding sequence TTGCACCAAAACGATTCGTCGGATCCGGGCCACCGCAAGTTCCTCTCCAAGCTGGTCGATCCGTTGCTGGCCAGACTTGAACCGGCGCAGAGCGGGCTTGACTACGGATCGGGTCCGGACTCGACCCTGGCCGCAATGCTGCGTGAGGCCGGGCATCGGATGAAGCTGTACGATCCGTTTTTTCATCCCGACCCCGCGGCGCTGGCAGCGAAATATGAGTTGGTAGTTTGCAGCGAGACCATTGAGCACTTCCATCGGCCGGATGAGGAGTTCGCCCGCTTTGATGCGCTGCTGCGGCCCGGCGGATGGCTGGGCCTGAGCACCTGCTTGATCGATGAGACGCAAGATTTTGCGAACTGGCATTTTCGCCGCGACCCGACGCACGTTGTGTTCTACGCCGAGCTGACGCTGCGCTGGATCGCGCAGAGCCTGGGATGGGACTGCGAGTTCCCGACACAGGGCGTCTGCCTGATGCGCAAGCCTGAATAG
- a CDS encoding HIT domain-containing protein encodes MPDDLREHCIFCDILRNEAPAHKIADNELSLAILDIQPLARGHCLVIPKRHVQWWHEMTVAETASLFTLAREVALRIERELRPEMVMIYARGKRIPHTHLFVVPTSTGDAVDRHFNALEGWQESAGNAAELADQANLARTADLLRTHEEDR; translated from the coding sequence ATGCCCGACGACCTGCGTGAGCATTGTATATTCTGCGACATCCTACGCAACGAGGCCCCGGCCCACAAGATAGCGGATAACGAGTTGTCGCTTGCGATCCTCGATATCCAACCCCTGGCCCGCGGGCATTGTTTGGTGATTCCCAAGCGCCACGTGCAGTGGTGGCACGAGATGACAGTTGCGGAGACCGCCTCGCTGTTCACGCTGGCGCGCGAGGTGGCCCTGCGCATCGAGCGCGAGCTGCGGCCCGAGATGGTGATGATCTACGCGCGGGGTAAACGTATTCCGCATACGCATCTGTTCGTGGTGCCCACGAGCACCGGAGACGCCGTGGACCGACACTTCAACGCCCTGGAGGGCTGGCAGGAATCGGCCGGCAACGCGGCCGAGCTCGCCGATCAAGCGAACTTGGCCCGAACAGCCGATCTGTTGCGAACCCATGAGGAAGATCGATGA
- a CDS encoding MATE family efflux transporter, translating to MSSEQNTTGRLDSLVQGRVGPTLLRMSASMMIGFVAGAMFNITDTYFVSRLGTQPLAAMGYTFPMVMVIHGLVMGIGTGAASVLSRSIGRGDQSGVLRYTMHALLLGLLMTFILLVAGYISLERIAKLMGADQSTLPLVMDYMNIWFTGMLFVVIPIIGNNAIRSTGDTLTPSIIMTADLGLNALLDPLFIFGLGPVPAMGIQGAALATVISRSVALCASLYILIYRKQMLRRESLRIRGLLRSWADICHVGFPAAGSYMLMPIAAGIIINIVSGFGNSSVAAFSAGSRIEHFAAIPLIAMGASIVPFIGQNWGARSFDRVSSALHIGFVSCLIWGLFCMVTLAVFSRPLSKIFTAEAAVMAELAIYLIIMPISFAFRGMCMTSIGAMNAINRPIDSAANSVIRLFVLQLPMAWFGAKLYGFKGVLIGMVVAGVFSGLLSAFWASIVIRRKVAREQVASVSAS from the coding sequence ATGTCGTCCGAACAAAACACGACCGGCCGTCTGGACTCGCTGGTCCAGGGCAGGGTGGGCCCGACCCTTTTACGGATGAGCGCCTCGATGATGATCGGCTTCGTCGCCGGCGCGATGTTCAACATCACCGACACCTATTTTGTCTCGCGCCTTGGCACGCAACCCCTGGCGGCGATGGGCTACACCTTCCCGATGGTGATGGTGATTCACGGTCTGGTGATGGGGATCGGAACCGGAGCCGCGTCGGTGCTCTCGCGTTCGATCGGCAGGGGCGACCAAAGCGGCGTGTTGCGCTACACCATGCACGCGCTGCTGCTGGGTCTGCTGATGACGTTCATCCTGCTGGTGGCGGGCTATATCTCACTTGAGCGGATCGCCAAGCTGATGGGCGCCGATCAGAGCACGCTGCCGCTGGTGATGGACTATATGAACATCTGGTTCACCGGCATGCTGTTCGTGGTGATCCCGATCATCGGCAACAACGCCATCCGGTCCACCGGCGACACGCTCACGCCCAGCATCATCATGACCGCCGATTTGGGGCTCAACGCGCTGCTCGATCCGCTGTTCATCTTCGGTCTGGGACCGGTGCCGGCAATGGGGATTCAGGGCGCGGCCCTGGCCACGGTGATCAGCCGTTCGGTGGCGCTGTGCGCCTCGCTGTACATTCTAATTTACCGCAAACAGATGCTGCGTCGCGAATCACTGAGAATACGCGGTCTGCTCAGATCTTGGGCCGATATTTGCCACGTCGGATTTCCAGCGGCGGGAAGCTACATGCTGATGCCGATCGCCGCCGGAATCATCATCAACATCGTCAGCGGCTTCGGCAACTCCAGCGTGGCGGCGTTCAGCGCCGGCAGCAGGATCGAGCATTTCGCCGCCATTCCGTTGATCGCCATGGGCGCCTCGATCGTTCCGTTCATCGGTCAGAACTGGGGAGCGCGTTCCTTTGATCGCGTCAGCTCGGCATTGCACATCGGCTTTGTCAGCTGCTTGATCTGGGGATTGTTCTGCATGGTGACCCTGGCAGTATTTTCCAGGCCACTATCCAAGATCTTTACCGCCGAAGCCGCGGTAATGGCCGAGCTGGCAATCTACTTGATCATCATGCCGATTTCCTTTGCCTTCCGCGGGATGTGTATGACGTCCATCGGTGCGATGAACGCGATCAATCGACCGATCGACAGCGCTGCGAACTCGGTGATCCGTCTGTTCGTGTTGCAACTTCCTATGGCCTGGTTCGGCGCGAAGCTCTATGGCTTTAAGGGCGTGCTGATCGGGATGGTCGTGGCCGGCGTTTTCTCCGGGCTGCTCTCCGCGTTCTGGGCATCGATCGTGATTCGTCGCAAGGTCGCCAGGGAACAGGTTGCCAGTGTGTCTGCGTCGTGA
- a CDS encoding FGGY family carbohydrate kinase gives MSKYVLALDSGTQSSRALLFDERGEVLGKAQHKHAPMLHPTLGAVEQDPRDIRGCLFASIKQCIAEWGGDTSQISGAALTTQRNTMLATDAAGEPLCNLVSWLDRRSAGIDSEPSSLIRLVLKAMGKNGLVPRLLSKSVPRQWRESAPQMLERAHWVAPIEAWLHHQLTGEMALAPGGIAGPWPLDTKKRCWTDSAIMYKLLGFKHEWLPRIVEAGQLIGRLTPEAAQLCGLNSGLPIYSCGGDKQAEAMGAGVRLGRKDVAAVSLGTGSSISVPWPKALTHRKYDYITMASCEPGSWSLEYLLFRGIWTVRWFAQELGGDLISESDISGEPVEALLCREAEGAPAGSDGLLTWPRWSPTLQHPHETGTSVGFRETHNRGHFFRSLLEGIAYDLRRGLEIVDRATGSPVKTLAVGGGGSRSDVVVQILADVTGLPIRRPHSEELAARGAAIVAAAASGLHPDLETAVETMVPDAPLVEPIPENHRLYQRIYRRAYLPGLKILRKTSDALASAYRI, from the coding sequence ATGAGTAAATACGTTCTGGCGCTCGACTCGGGAACCCAGAGCTCACGCGCGCTGTTGTTCGACGAACGCGGCGAGGTTTTGGGCAAGGCCCAGCACAAGCATGCTCCGATGCTGCACCCTACTCTCGGAGCGGTGGAGCAGGATCCGCGCGACATCCGCGGCTGCCTGTTCGCATCGATCAAACAGTGCATCGCCGAATGGGGTGGCGATACCAGCCAAATCAGCGGCGCGGCCCTGACCACCCAACGCAACACGATGTTGGCCACAGACGCAGCGGGCGAGCCGCTTTGCAACTTGGTCTCGTGGCTCGACCGGCGCAGCGCGGGAATCGATTCCGAGCCCTCGTCGCTGATCCGTCTGGTTCTCAAGGCGATGGGCAAAAACGGCCTGGTCCCGCGCCTACTGTCAAAATCGGTTCCCAGGCAGTGGCGCGAAAGCGCACCGCAAATGCTCGAACGCGCGCACTGGGTGGCGCCGATCGAGGCCTGGCTGCACCATCAGCTTACCGGCGAGATGGCACTGGCTCCCGGCGGCATTGCCGGACCCTGGCCGCTGGACACTAAGAAACGGTGCTGGACCGACTCGGCGATCATGTACAAGCTGCTCGGGTTTAAGCACGAATGGTTGCCGCGGATCGTGGAGGCCGGCCAACTTATCGGACGTCTGACCCCGGAAGCAGCGCAGCTTTGCGGCCTGAATTCCGGGCTGCCGATCTACTCCTGCGGCGGCGACAAGCAGGCCGAGGCCATGGGTGCGGGGGTACGCTTGGGGCGCAAGGACGTGGCCGCGGTGAGCCTGGGTACCGGCTCGTCGATCAGCGTGCCCTGGCCCAAGGCGCTGACCCACCGCAAATACGACTACATCACCATGGCCTCGTGCGAGCCCGGATCGTGGTCGCTGGAATACCTGCTGTTTCGCGGAATCTGGACGGTGCGCTGGTTTGCCCAGGAGCTCGGCGGCGACTTGATCAGCGAATCGGATATCAGCGGCGAGCCGGTGGAGGCACTGCTGTGCCGCGAGGCCGAAGGGGCGCCGGCCGGTTCGGACGGATTGCTCACCTGGCCGCGCTGGTCGCCGACCTTGCAACATCCGCATGAGACCGGAACCAGCGTTGGCTTTCGCGAGACCCACAACCGCGGGCACTTCTTCCGCTCGCTGCTCGAGGGGATTGCCTACGACCTGCGTCGCGGCCTGGAGATCGTCGATCGCGCCACCGGGTCGCCGGTTAAGACATTGGCGGTGGGAGGCGGAGGATCGCGTTCGGATGTGGTGGTGCAGATTTTGGCCGACGTAACGGGTCTGCCAATTAGACGGCCTCACTCCGAGGAGCTGGCGGCTCGAGGCGCTGCAATTGTGGCCGCGGCCGCCTCCGGTCTGCATCCGGACCTCGAAACCGCGGTAGAGACGATGGTGCCCGACGCGCCGCTGGTCGAGCCGATTCCTGAAAATCATCGGCTGTACCAGCGGATCTACCGCCGGGCTTATCTGCCTGGTTTGAAGATACTGCGCAAGACATCCGACGCCCTGGCGAGCGCCTACAGGATCTGA
- a CDS encoding pyruvate formate lyase family protein: MLVRILLHALALNYNLRPSLKKRLYSDQGPIDFTLGIKTEQSTVDLAVVFKSGKVRVASPCPDDANAVMIFGNDDLVRRMLQITPNEVLNLLMKNKLRVVGNMSYLSLFNFYLSLLLGKKQAKMESRRQRRAAAQTASTAGESQPAQRPRALRDPEPLRCAQNDSGVQFLEEQYLSQYTLEDFPRFRRLLEVHFNTRPRICAERPRLLTAWFKENGFETDQQGRTWAPQLRQAQAFRHLMQQRKPMIHEHNLLAGTTTAEQIGVVIYPDTHGTLIWGELLSLPMRELNPYDISAQTVDTLHHEVFPFWAQRNVREQVRKVHDKPLCQQIDERFAVYFIWKSVGVSHTIPDFPKLLKLGTSGIIDQIQSRINAIENGDGEQRTNLEAMRICLQGLEDYAANLAAHAASLAQSESDQGRRSELERLAAICAHVPKNPARTLDEAINAIWIVWIALHMENTNTGLSLGRLDQYLQPYFAAEICKLESKSEREAYVRKAIELVGCLYMSCTDHLPLIPDIGNYLFGGSSSDQAITLGGVDQQGDDAVNDMTYVLLKVTEILAIRDPNVNARYHADKNSDAYLRRLCEVNLITSATPSMHNDKAVFAGLEQFSYPPEHVRDWSATGCVEPTLSGKHMGHTGAMMMNMVAALEMALNNGRHPLMNWQVGPRTGSVHNGAFEKFEDFFQAFVTQYRFCMQQAVEYNNLLGEAHALIRPTPLLSSLIDGCISSGRDASAGGALYNTTGTANIGLADVTDSMLAIKQMVFDKSQVSFSDLKRAIDSNFADDSVIRSRAQHKVPLFGSGDAEAVQMADRIAAVAREFYAAQRNFRGGPYTTGFWSMSNHVAFGTLTGALPSGRMAGKAFTPGLTPQPGASRELLDNLRDVAALDPANLSNNIAFNVKVFPGINDSRERAVERMQAYVHGYFELGGMQMQMNALTSQTLRDAMAHPDQYPQLLVRISGYNAYFVTLNHDMQVELIERAEYGLS; encoded by the coding sequence TTGCTGGTTCGAATCCTGCTACATGCCCTGGCGCTGAACTACAACCTACGCCCGAGCCTCAAAAAGCGGCTTTACAGCGACCAGGGGCCGATCGATTTTACGCTGGGGATCAAGACCGAGCAATCCACCGTCGATCTGGCGGTGGTTTTTAAATCGGGCAAAGTGCGGGTCGCGTCACCGTGTCCGGACGATGCGAATGCGGTAATGATCTTCGGCAACGACGACCTGGTGCGCCGCATGCTGCAGATCACCCCCAATGAGGTTCTCAACCTGTTGATGAAGAACAAGCTGCGGGTGGTCGGCAACATGTCGTACCTAAGCTTGTTCAATTTTTATCTGTCGCTGTTGCTGGGAAAGAAGCAGGCGAAAATGGAATCCCGTCGCCAGCGTCGCGCCGCCGCCCAGACGGCGAGCACTGCCGGCGAATCGCAGCCCGCGCAAAGGCCGCGCGCATTGCGGGATCCGGAGCCGTTACGCTGTGCGCAGAACGATTCGGGAGTGCAGTTTCTCGAGGAGCAGTACCTGTCGCAATACACGCTGGAGGACTTCCCCAGGTTCAGGCGGCTGTTGGAGGTCCATTTTAATACCCGCCCGCGGATCTGCGCCGAACGCCCCCGGCTGCTCACCGCCTGGTTCAAGGAAAACGGATTCGAGACCGATCAGCAAGGCCGTACCTGGGCACCGCAGCTGCGCCAGGCGCAGGCCTTCAGGCACCTGATGCAACAGCGCAAGCCGATGATCCACGAGCACAACTTGCTCGCAGGCACGACCACGGCCGAGCAGATCGGGGTAGTGATCTACCCTGATACGCACGGGACGTTGATCTGGGGCGAGCTGCTCTCGCTGCCGATGCGCGAGCTCAACCCCTACGACATCTCCGCCCAGACCGTTGATACGCTGCACCACGAGGTATTTCCATTTTGGGCCCAGCGCAACGTGCGAGAGCAGGTGCGCAAGGTTCACGACAAGCCGCTGTGTCAGCAGATCGACGAGCGTTTCGCCGTGTACTTCATCTGGAAGTCGGTGGGCGTATCGCACACGATTCCCGATTTCCCCAAGCTGCTCAAACTGGGAACATCCGGCATCATCGATCAAATCCAGAGCCGGATCAATGCAATCGAAAACGGTGATGGAGAGCAACGCACGAACCTCGAGGCGATGCGCATCTGCCTACAGGGGCTTGAAGACTACGCAGCCAACCTCGCAGCACACGCCGCTAGCCTGGCGCAGTCCGAGTCGGACCAAGGCCGCCGCTCCGAGCTCGAGCGGCTGGCCGCGATCTGTGCTCATGTTCCAAAAAACCCGGCGCGCACCCTGGACGAGGCGATCAACGCGATCTGGATCGTTTGGATTGCGCTGCACATGGAGAACACCAACACCGGCCTGTCGCTTGGACGGCTCGACCAATACCTACAGCCGTATTTCGCCGCTGAGATTTGCAAGCTCGAATCGAAGTCCGAACGCGAGGCGTACGTGCGCAAGGCAATCGAGCTGGTCGGCTGTTTGTATATGTCCTGCACCGATCATCTGCCGCTGATTCCGGACATCGGCAACTATCTGTTCGGCGGCAGCTCGTCGGATCAGGCGATCACCCTGGGCGGAGTCGATCAGCAGGGAGACGACGCTGTCAATGATATGACCTACGTGCTGCTCAAGGTCACCGAGATACTGGCGATCCGCGACCCCAACGTTAACGCGCGATACCACGCCGACAAGAACAGCGACGCCTATCTGCGCAGGCTGTGCGAGGTAAACCTGATCACCTCGGCCACCCCCTCGATGCACAACGACAAGGCGGTCTTCGCCGGGCTGGAGCAGTTTAGCTATCCGCCCGAGCACGTGCGCGACTGGTCGGCCACCGGCTGCGTGGAGCCGACCCTCTCCGGCAAACATATGGGGCACACCGGAGCGATGATGATGAACATGGTGGCGGCGCTGGAGATGGCGCTGAACAACGGCCGTCACCCGCTGATGAACTGGCAGGTCGGACCGCGCACCGGCAGCGTCCACAACGGCGCTTTCGAAAAGTTCGAGGATTTCTTCCAGGCGTTCGTGACTCAGTACCGGTTCTGCATGCAACAGGCCGTCGAGTACAACAACCTGCTGGGCGAGGCTCATGCGCTGATCCGTCCCACTCCGCTGCTTTCATCGTTAATCGATGGCTGCATCTCCAGCGGCCGCGACGCCAGCGCCGGCGGAGCGCTGTACAACACCACCGGCACGGCCAACATCGGGTTGGCCGACGTCACCGACTCAATGCTGGCGATAAAGCAAATGGTGTTCGACAAATCTCAAGTGAGCTTTTCCGATCTTAAGCGCGCGATCGACTCGAACTTTGCCGACGATTCGGTGATCAGGTCCAGGGCGCAGCACAAGGTGCCGCTGTTCGGATCCGGCGACGCCGAGGCCGTGCAGATGGCCGATCGCATTGCCGCGGTGGCCCGCGAGTTCTACGCCGCGCAACGCAACTTCCGCGGCGGACCGTACACCACGGGATTCTGGTCGATGTCCAACCACGTGGCATTCGGCACCTTGACCGGCGCTCTGCCATCGGGGCGGATGGCGGGCAAGGCGTTCACCCCCGGGCTCACGCCCCAGCCGGGAGCATCGCGCGAGCTGCTGGACAATCTGCGCGACGTGGCCGCGTTGGATCCGGCCAATTTGAGCAACAATATCGCCTTTAACGTTAAAGTTTTTCCGGGGATCAACGATTCGCGCGAGCGCGCTGTAGAACGGATGCAAGCATACGTTCACGGCTATTTCGAGCTCGGCGGAATGCAGATGCAGATGAACGCGCTGACCTCGCAGACTCTGCGCGATGCCATGGCCCATCCCGATCAGTACCCTCAGCTGCTGGTGCGCATCTCCGGGTACAACGCCTACTTCGTCACCCTCAACCACGACATGCAGGTCGAGCTGATCGAACGGGCGGAGTACGGACTGTCCTGA